In a genomic window of Occallatibacter riparius:
- a CDS encoding DUF3309 family protein gives MLLAIILIVLILGFGYGGYRVGPGWGYYGGGGISLILTIVLILLLLRVF, from the coding sequence ATGCTCTTGGCGATCATCCTCATCGTGCTGATCCTGGGATTCGGATACGGCGGATACCGCGTGGGACCGGGCTGGGGATACTACGGCGGAGGCGGCATCAGCCTGATCCTCACCATCGTCCTCATTCTGCTTCTGCTCCGGGTCTTTTGA
- a CDS encoding lmo0937 family membrane protein — MLWTIFVILLVLWLVGLVSSYTLGGFIHLLLLAAVVVLILQLISGRRTVV, encoded by the coding sequence ATGCTCTGGACAATTTTTGTGATCCTCCTGGTTCTTTGGTTAGTGGGCCTGGTAAGCAGCTACACGCTGGGAGGATTCATTCACCTGCTGCTGTTGGCGGCGGTGGTGGTTCTGATTCTGCAGTTGATATCCGGACGCAGGACAGTAGTCTAA
- a CDS encoding low affinity iron permease family protein, protein MGAKPKTVQVVEAKLNADRFGRFCSEASTWLGSKWAFVTAGGVIVVWGMTGPVFHFSDTWQLIINTGTTIVTFLMVFLIQNTQNRDARAINLKLDELIRALDHARNHMINIEKLSDADLDVLEEQFTRIRKQHEPDQTEAAAD, encoded by the coding sequence ATGGGCGCGAAGCCGAAGACAGTGCAGGTAGTAGAGGCGAAGTTGAATGCGGATCGCTTCGGGCGGTTTTGCAGCGAGGCCTCCACATGGCTGGGCTCCAAGTGGGCCTTCGTGACTGCCGGCGGGGTCATCGTGGTGTGGGGAATGACAGGGCCGGTGTTCCACTTCTCCGACACATGGCAGCTCATCATCAATACCGGCACGACCATCGTTACATTCCTGATGGTGTTCCTCATCCAGAACACGCAGAACCGCGATGCGCGGGCAATCAACCTGAAGCTTGATGAGCTGATTCGCGCTTTGGATCATGCGCGTAATCACATGATCAATATCGAGAAGCTGAGCGACGCGGACCTTGATGTCCTGGAAGAGCAGTTCACGCGGATCCGCAAACAACATGAGCCGGATCAGACGGAAGCTGCTGCGGATTGA
- a CDS encoding HNH endonuclease has protein sequence MSLGKAMIHARKQKAIARAAAHVGEAAAVSHSNHMLQMPVLVLNASYEPINICGARRALVLVLKGIARTEEEHGLTLHAQRSRVAMPSVIRLLEYRRIPHQTRALSRKNILLRDRNTCQYCGVVLPSSELTLDHVIPRSRGGNSTWENLVACCHACNRRKGNRMLHELDDMMLLREPKPFSLHTSRQIMRMLGRGDDRWRKYLFY, from the coding sequence ATGTCGCTGGGAAAAGCCATGATTCATGCGAGGAAACAGAAAGCAATTGCCCGTGCCGCTGCCCACGTGGGAGAGGCAGCGGCTGTATCGCACTCCAATCACATGCTGCAGATGCCTGTGCTGGTGCTGAACGCGTCGTATGAGCCCATTAATATTTGCGGCGCGCGGCGTGCACTCGTGCTGGTGCTCAAAGGGATTGCGCGCACCGAAGAGGAGCACGGGCTGACTCTTCATGCGCAGCGCAGCCGCGTCGCCATGCCCTCGGTGATCCGTCTTCTTGAATATCGCCGTATTCCTCACCAGACGAGGGCCCTGTCGCGGAAGAACATCCTGCTGCGCGATCGTAATACTTGCCAGTACTGCGGCGTGGTCCTGCCGTCGAGCGAGCTGACCCTCGATCACGTGATCCCGCGTTCGCGCGGCGGCAACTCGACCTGGGAGAATCTCGTCGCCTGCTGCCACGCCTGCAACCGCCGCAAGGGCAACCGCATGCTCCACGAACTCGACGACATGATGTTGTTGCGCGAGCCGAAGCCGTTCAGCCTCCATACCAGCCGCCAGATCATGCGCATGCTGGGCCGCGGCGATGATCGGTGGCGGAAGTATCTGTTCTATTGA
- a CDS encoding ComF family protein, translating to MTFDVPSAAESASRTSAWRAVVRVLRSPLDAAGSALFPSCCALCGSPLPRLSSVPICDVCWVEMPALSGVACVRCGDPLPSAEEARPRDGMCRACFNVPPDFERAVAYGVYEERMREAIHALKYDRLHPAARRLGGMLAQAILKLNGVAPAELLVIPVPLHRSKKKERGFNQALALAEYAIAALKSTRPEWKLKLETKALLRARLTKSQAGLTTRQRRLNMRAVFEVADTGAVNGRDVLLVDDILTTGATARSAARALKRAGAKSVWVATLARAGRAFPMSAARDIEAGKFDDTDKTGTHGTSTVEITGGPGTLDTPANANEHSSSEVI from the coding sequence ATGACGTTCGACGTTCCATCGGCGGCCGAGTCCGCGTCGCGGACATCCGCATGGCGGGCTGTGGTTCGCGTCTTGCGAAGTCCGCTGGACGCTGCCGGGTCCGCGCTATTCCCTTCCTGCTGTGCTCTTTGCGGCTCTCCTCTGCCGCGTCTTTCATCCGTGCCAATTTGCGATGTTTGCTGGGTTGAGATGCCCGCCTTGAGCGGCGTTGCGTGCGTACGTTGCGGCGACCCCCTCCCCAGCGCGGAGGAAGCGCGGCCTCGCGATGGCATGTGCCGCGCGTGCTTCAACGTGCCGCCGGACTTTGAGCGTGCAGTGGCGTATGGGGTTTATGAGGAGCGCATGCGGGAGGCGATTCATGCGCTGAAGTACGACAGGCTGCATCCGGCCGCCAGGCGGCTGGGCGGGATGCTGGCCCAGGCGATCCTCAAGCTGAATGGCGTGGCCCCGGCGGAATTGTTGGTGATTCCTGTGCCTCTGCATCGAAGCAAGAAGAAGGAGCGCGGGTTTAACCAGGCTCTCGCGCTGGCCGAATACGCGATTGCGGCACTGAAAAGTACGCGCCCTGAATGGAAGCTGAAGCTTGAGACTAAGGCGCTGCTTCGCGCGCGGCTCACGAAATCACAGGCGGGCCTGACCACACGGCAGCGGCGATTGAACATGCGGGCTGTGTTCGAGGTGGCGGATACCGGAGCGGTGAATGGCCGCGATGTGCTGCTAGTGGACGACATCCTGACCACGGGTGCGACAGCCCGCTCAGCCGCGAGAGCTTTGAAGCGCGCAGGAGCGAAGAGCGTGTGGGTGGCGACGCTGGCACGCGCGGGACGAGCATTTCCGATGTCGGCGGCTCGAGATATTGAAGCCGGCAAGTTCGACGACACGGACAAAACAGGTACACACGGGACCAGTACGGTCGAGATAACGGGAGGCCCCGGCACGCTCGACACGCCGGCCAACGCCAACGAGCATTCATCTTCTGAAGTCATTTGA
- a CDS encoding HD domain-containing protein: protein MGAQDWRQAVIEYIRAEAAPQDKFGHQPRLYELAIEIGQGTDFDDDIVFAAAWMHDLGVFLGHRPADPEELACWNHVPYTIAKCRELLPAWGFPAEKVEAVAEAIRTHQPQDAPAAIEAILLRDADILEQLGAVGVLRAVVKVGRDSRYRNYSDVVPVLRRAVEKLPEKIRLPRARQLAEPKIAAMRAFLEAIESEAGELLF from the coding sequence ATGGGCGCTCAGGATTGGCGGCAGGCGGTTATCGAATACATTCGCGCAGAGGCTGCGCCGCAGGACAAGTTCGGGCATCAGCCGAGACTGTACGAGTTGGCGATCGAAATAGGTCAGGGTACGGACTTCGACGACGACATCGTGTTTGCCGCGGCCTGGATGCATGATCTCGGCGTCTTCCTCGGCCATCGGCCGGCTGATCCCGAAGAACTGGCGTGCTGGAACCACGTGCCCTACACGATCGCGAAATGTCGCGAGCTGCTGCCGGCTTGGGGTTTCCCGGCGGAGAAGGTGGAGGCAGTGGCTGAGGCGATTCGGACTCATCAGCCGCAAGACGCTCCCGCAGCCATTGAGGCAATCCTGCTCCGGGACGCTGACATCCTGGAGCAACTGGGTGCAGTGGGAGTGCTGCGGGCCGTCGTGAAGGTGGGCCGGGATTCGCGGTATAGGAACTACTCCGACGTGGTGCCGGTTTTGCGGAGAGCGGTGGAGAAGTTGCCGGAGAAGATCCGGCTGCCGCGGGCTCGTCAGCTCGCGGAGCCGAAGATCGCGGCGATGCGGGCTTTTCTGGAAGCGATCGAGAGCGAGGCCGGTGAACTGCTGTTCTAG
- a CDS encoding PLP-dependent cysteine synthase family protein, giving the protein MPSHLEETVTDRLTSLGRLVGNTPLLSIHFSYRGHPRVVYAKCEQMNLTGSIKDRMALHILRKAYAAGELHAGDTIAEATSGNTGIAFAALGRALGHPVTIFMPDWMSRERKDLIRSYGAEVVPVSKEQGGFLGSIRMAEEMAELRDDVFLPQQFSNNANSEAHALGTGPEIWAQLEAARLVPDAFVAGVGTGGTVMGVGQYLRTRNPKIRVHPVEPAESPTLSTGCKVGKHRIQGISDEFIPALMDFKCLDEIIGIPDGDSILMAQKLASALGLAVGISSGCNFLAALKVQEQLGPSAVVVTVFPDDNRKYLSTDLMRDEPVQESYLSPEVQLLGLTTGPRVCAFCDRPM; this is encoded by the coding sequence ATGCCTTCACACCTCGAAGAGACCGTCACGGATCGGCTCACATCGCTGGGCCGCCTCGTCGGCAACACGCCTCTGCTTAGCATCCATTTCAGCTATCGTGGCCACCCGCGGGTCGTCTACGCCAAGTGCGAGCAGATGAACCTGACCGGCAGCATCAAAGACCGCATGGCCCTGCACATTCTCCGCAAGGCTTATGCCGCCGGAGAACTCCACGCGGGCGACACCATCGCCGAAGCTACCAGCGGCAATACCGGCATCGCCTTCGCCGCTCTTGGCCGCGCGCTCGGCCACCCGGTCACCATCTTCATGCCCGATTGGATGAGCCGCGAGCGCAAGGACCTCATCCGCAGTTACGGCGCCGAAGTGGTTCCTGTGAGCAAGGAGCAGGGCGGCTTCCTCGGCAGTATTCGCATGGCCGAGGAGATGGCCGAGTTGCGTGACGACGTCTTTCTTCCGCAGCAGTTCTCGAATAACGCTAACAGCGAGGCGCACGCCCTCGGCACCGGCCCGGAGATTTGGGCGCAGCTTGAGGCCGCGCGCCTGGTTCCCGATGCTTTTGTCGCCGGTGTCGGCACCGGCGGCACCGTCATGGGCGTCGGGCAATACCTGCGCACCCGCAATCCGAAGATCAGAGTGCACCCTGTCGAACCGGCCGAATCGCCGACCCTCTCTACGGGCTGCAAGGTAGGCAAGCATCGCATCCAGGGAATCTCCGATGAATTCATCCCCGCCCTCATGGATTTCAAATGCCTCGATGAAATCATCGGGATTCCCGATGGTGACTCCATCCTGATGGCGCAGAAACTCGCCTCCGCTCTCGGCCTCGCCGTCGGTATTTCGTCAGGCTGCAACTTCCTTGCCGCGCTCAAAGTGCAGGAGCAGCTCGGCCCGAGCGCTGTCGTCGTCACGGTTTTCCCGGATGACAACCGCAAATACCTCAGCACCGATCTCATGCGTGACGAGCCCGTTCAGGAGAGCTATCTCTCGCCGGAAGTGCAGCTTCTGGGCCTCACCACCGGGCCCCGGGTCTGTGCCTTCTGCGATCGGCCGATGTAA
- a CDS encoding AI-2E family transporter: MKMNRTTQISFGLIALFLILMAALHLGTFLLTFLFGYLVLRLCAYNRSKAVSVAAYAVAVVVILGGLIYFASLAYRTLPKIADTAIPAMVGFAEKNGIDLPFTDYASLKSTALAEAQEGIAIVGRYAGLASIQSVLALAGLVVALGVFLNPLWAVEQAPQPTNAYEAVTRELSERFRTLYDCFARVMGAQIVISAINTALSALFLAVTGYPYAVLLVCLVFLCGLLPVVGNLLSNTVIVGVGFTMSPRMGVTALVFLVVIHKLEYFLNSKIVGHRIKSPMWLTLVGLVVGERLMGISGMILAPVVLYYIKVEASRYPIPKAADEHAEGLEAAEAEARSIE, from the coding sequence ATGAAGATGAACAGGACAACTCAAATCTCGTTCGGACTGATCGCTCTTTTCCTGATCCTTATGGCGGCCCTGCATCTGGGGACGTTTCTGCTTACTTTTCTCTTCGGGTACCTGGTCCTGAGACTGTGCGCGTATAACCGCAGCAAGGCGGTAAGCGTAGCCGCATACGCAGTGGCTGTGGTGGTGATATTGGGCGGCTTGATCTATTTCGCGAGCCTGGCGTACAGGACATTGCCGAAGATTGCGGACACAGCCATTCCTGCGATGGTGGGGTTCGCGGAGAAGAACGGTATCGATCTGCCCTTCACCGATTACGCGAGCCTGAAGAGCACCGCGTTGGCAGAGGCGCAGGAAGGCATTGCCATCGTGGGACGTTACGCCGGTCTGGCGTCCATCCAATCTGTCCTGGCGCTGGCCGGCCTCGTCGTCGCGCTGGGAGTGTTTCTGAATCCGCTGTGGGCAGTGGAGCAGGCCCCGCAGCCTACCAACGCATACGAAGCAGTAACGCGCGAGCTGAGCGAGCGGTTCAGGACGTTGTATGACTGCTTTGCGCGAGTGATGGGCGCTCAGATTGTGATTTCGGCCATCAACACGGCTTTGAGCGCGCTGTTTCTGGCGGTAACCGGGTACCCATACGCGGTGCTGCTGGTGTGCCTGGTGTTTTTGTGCGGACTGCTCCCGGTGGTTGGCAATTTGTTGAGTAACACAGTGATTGTGGGAGTTGGATTTACGATGTCGCCGCGGATGGGCGTGACGGCGCTGGTGTTTCTAGTGGTAATTCACAAGCTGGAATACTTTCTGAACAGCAAAATAGTCGGGCACCGGATCAAGAGTCCTATGTGGCTCACGCTTGTGGGGCTGGTGGTGGGAGAGCGGCTGATGGGCATCTCCGGGATGATTCTGGCCCCGGTGGTGCTCTATTACATCAAGGTCGAGGCTTCTCGGTATCCAATCCCCAAAGCAGCGGACGAGCATGCGGAAGGGCTTGAAGCGGCAGAGGCGGAAGCCCGCTCCATTGAATGA
- a CDS encoding CsbD family protein, whose product MDKDKVKGAIDDAAGRAKRQVGEWTGDTGTQVDGAAQQVKGKAEKAWGNMKDAARDADRSNRTDDRDVVTDRDYDADRP is encoded by the coding sequence ATGGATAAGGACAAAGTGAAGGGCGCGATTGACGACGCAGCTGGCCGTGCGAAGCGCCAGGTTGGCGAGTGGACCGGCGACACCGGTACTCAAGTCGACGGCGCCGCGCAGCAGGTGAAGGGCAAGGCGGAGAAGGCGTGGGGCAACATGAAGGACGCAGCCCGCGACGCAGACCGCAGCAACCGGACCGACGACCGGGACGTGGTGACCGACCGCGACTACGACGCGGACCGTCCGTAG
- a CDS encoding DUF3185 domain-containing protein: MKALGIVLMVAGVLALAYGGFSWTTHKKAVDMGPLQVERTKEHTVLLPPLVGIGALVIGGVLVFAGRRA; this comes from the coding sequence ATGAAAGCTCTGGGAATCGTATTGATGGTTGCCGGCGTGCTGGCGCTTGCGTATGGCGGCTTCTCGTGGACGACGCACAAGAAGGCCGTGGACATGGGCCCGCTCCAGGTGGAACGCACCAAGGAACATACGGTACTGTTGCCGCCGCTGGTGGGTATAGGCGCGCTCGTGATCGGCGGCGTGCTGGTGTTTGCCGGAAGAAGGGCATAA
- a CDS encoding Pycsar system effector family protein: protein MERSVALAYSNMVLANAIDWYKNADTKAQIILTMDGALVAFLTSSLFKKAEDISAITARFTPLTWTLLAAMCTCLAGSIICALTCLWSRVFLGTKRDSVLRKEREQIGDEEKAYSPNVMFFFKTICWLDHDRFQEQLEHVDEEFHIRAVGSQAYLLSKRVLRKHALVNAGFVLAGASLILFLTGGVSYLAHVS from the coding sequence GTGGAACGATCAGTCGCGTTGGCCTACTCGAACATGGTCCTGGCGAATGCCATCGACTGGTACAAGAATGCCGATACCAAGGCACAGATCATCCTCACAATGGATGGAGCCCTGGTCGCGTTCCTCACATCTTCCCTTTTCAAGAAAGCTGAGGATATTTCGGCGATAACGGCGCGCTTCACTCCCCTCACGTGGACACTGCTCGCGGCCATGTGCACGTGTCTTGCCGGATCGATCATTTGTGCACTGACGTGTTTGTGGTCTCGCGTGTTCCTGGGAACCAAACGGGATAGCGTGCTACGGAAGGAACGGGAGCAGATAGGCGATGAAGAAAAGGCCTATTCACCGAACGTGATGTTCTTCTTCAAGACGATCTGCTGGCTTGACCATGACCGCTTCCAGGAACAGCTCGAGCACGTAGACGAGGAGTTTCACATTCGCGCCGTGGGTAGTCAGGCCTACCTTCTCTCAAAGCGGGTCTTACGCAAGCATGCGCTGGTCAACGCGGGATTTGTGCTCGCAGGTGCGAGCCTCATCCTGTTTCTGACCGGCGGAGTAAGCTATCTGGCTCACGTGAGTTAA
- a CDS encoding ABC transporter permease, with product MMRVLLQDVRFAFRQMLQKPGFALLVMLTMALGIGANAAIFSVLDTVLLRPLPYEKPEQLIKVWTRFTGIGSPNDQNWISAPEFQDLQQLNHSFSDLAAMEADSINLGVKGSPQRVLGAAVSPNLFGMLGAKAAIGRTFLPEEAQPGREKEVLLSYGLWRRVFGANPNVVGSTVDIDGTPMTVVGIMPADFSYPSETEIWAPLAFAPADLSENSRGNHGLEVLGRLRNGVSLAQAQADMDRAGRTIIEQHASYPYTKFNFGIILHPLLEETVGDVKPSLLVLMAAVVLVLLIACVNIANLLLTRATERQREMETRIALGASGRRVARQLLTESVLLALAGGALGLALTPLALKGLVAIAAKSLPRTVHASIDMRALALALGAAVLTGILFGLAPALQAARKRNFDALRTGRNTEGKHPKRMRNALVVCETAISLLLLVGAGLLLRSFAEVLKVDPGFKADGVLTMRVSLPGAVYGKPEQVRGFYNSLVDRVQRLPGVQAAGAVSALPLGDPGGSGTVTIDTQSVPLDQQTPEADTRTATPDYFKAMGVGLVAGRMFETRDADGAPRVAVVDESLAQTFWPGQDAVGKRLHFGGIQSKSPWMTVVGVVRHVRNRTLEARSRVEVYVPEAQVPFNGMTLAVKTSGDPMSLAPTIQREVASIDPDLPVYRVRTMTEVMGESVQRRKLALILLEVFAGLALALAGVGIYGVTSYGVAQRQVEIGVRMALGADRGKVLRMMIAGGMTTIAIGLAIGVALAPVVTRMMGGLLFEVHPADPLAIAGGAAVLVAMAFLAILIPARRATKVSPMKALRYE from the coding sequence ATGATGAGAGTGCTGCTGCAGGATGTGCGTTTCGCGTTTCGCCAGATGCTCCAGAAGCCTGGCTTTGCACTGCTGGTGATGCTCACCATGGCGCTCGGCATCGGGGCCAATGCCGCGATCTTCAGCGTTCTGGATACAGTGCTGCTGCGCCCCCTCCCCTATGAGAAGCCCGAGCAGCTCATCAAGGTGTGGACGCGATTCACCGGCATCGGCTCGCCCAATGACCAGAACTGGATCTCTGCGCCGGAGTTCCAGGACCTGCAGCAGCTGAATCACAGTTTCAGCGACCTGGCGGCCATGGAGGCGGACTCCATCAATCTCGGCGTGAAGGGCAGCCCACAGCGTGTGCTGGGCGCGGCAGTTTCACCGAACCTGTTCGGCATGCTGGGCGCCAAGGCAGCGATTGGGCGCACGTTCCTGCCCGAGGAGGCGCAGCCGGGGCGCGAGAAAGAAGTCCTGCTGAGCTACGGCTTGTGGCGGCGCGTGTTCGGGGCCAATCCCAACGTGGTGGGCAGTACGGTCGACATCGACGGCACGCCGATGACCGTGGTGGGCATTATGCCCGCCGATTTCAGCTATCCCAGCGAGACGGAGATCTGGGCTCCGCTGGCGTTTGCGCCCGCCGACCTGAGCGAGAACAGCCGCGGCAATCATGGGCTGGAAGTGCTCGGCCGCCTGCGTAACGGTGTGTCGCTCGCCCAGGCGCAGGCTGACATGGACCGCGCCGGCAGAACCATCATCGAACAGCACGCTTCGTATCCCTACACGAAGTTCAACTTTGGAATCATTCTGCACCCGCTGCTCGAGGAGACCGTGGGAGATGTGAAGCCGTCGCTGCTGGTGCTGATGGCGGCAGTAGTTTTGGTGCTTCTGATCGCGTGCGTAAACATCGCCAACCTGCTGCTGACGCGCGCCACGGAACGGCAGCGTGAGATGGAGACAAGGATCGCGCTGGGGGCAAGCGGACGGCGCGTGGCTCGGCAGTTGTTGACGGAAAGCGTGCTGCTCGCGCTGGCGGGCGGCGCTCTCGGGCTTGCGCTTACGCCGCTGGCGTTGAAGGGGCTGGTGGCGATTGCGGCCAAGTCGCTTCCCCGCACGGTGCATGCCTCGATCGACATGCGTGCGCTTGCGCTTGCGCTGGGCGCGGCGGTCCTCACTGGAATCCTGTTCGGCTTGGCGCCGGCGCTGCAGGCCGCTCGCAAGCGGAATTTCGATGCGCTTCGTACAGGCCGCAACACGGAAGGCAAACATCCCAAGCGGATGCGGAACGCGCTGGTGGTCTGCGAGACGGCGATTTCGCTGCTGCTGCTGGTTGGCGCCGGGCTGCTGCTGCGCAGTTTTGCCGAGGTGCTCAAGGTCGATCCTGGCTTCAAAGCCGATGGCGTGCTGACTATGCGCGTCTCGCTGCCGGGGGCGGTTTACGGCAAGCCGGAGCAGGTGCGCGGCTTCTATAACTCGCTGGTGGATCGCGTGCAGAGGCTGCCGGGCGTTCAGGCTGCCGGCGCCGTGTCAGCCCTCCCGCTGGGAGATCCGGGCGGCTCGGGCACCGTAACCATTGATACGCAATCTGTGCCGCTGGATCAGCAGACGCCGGAAGCGGACACGCGCACGGCAACGCCGGATTACTTCAAGGCCATGGGAGTCGGGCTGGTCGCCGGTCGGATGTTTGAAACGCGCGATGCCGATGGCGCACCACGTGTAGCCGTGGTGGATGAGAGCCTGGCACAGACCTTCTGGCCCGGGCAGGACGCGGTTGGCAAGCGGCTGCACTTTGGCGGCATCCAGTCGAAGAGCCCATGGATGACAGTGGTGGGCGTAGTGCGGCACGTACGCAACCGCACGCTCGAGGCGCGCTCGCGTGTCGAGGTGTACGTCCCCGAGGCGCAAGTTCCGTTCAACGGGATGACGCTTGCGGTGAAGACGAGCGGGGATCCGATGAGCCTGGCTCCGACCATTCAGCGGGAGGTCGCCTCAATCGATCCGGACCTGCCTGTATATCGAGTGCGCACCATGACCGAGGTGATGGGCGAGTCAGTGCAGCGCCGGAAACTGGCGCTCATTCTGCTGGAGGTGTTCGCGGGTCTGGCGCTGGCGCTGGCCGGCGTCGGAATCTACGGCGTGACATCGTACGGAGTGGCGCAGCGCCAGGTGGAGATCGGCGTGCGCATGGCCTTGGGCGCGGATCGCGGCAAGGTGCTGCGCATGATGATCGCCGGCGGCATGACGACGATCGCTATCGGCTTGGCGATCGGAGTCGCCTTGGCTCCCGTGGTTACCCGGATGATGGGCGGACTCCTTTTCGAAGTGCATCCGGCTGATCCGCTGGCGATTGCGGGCGGCGCGGCCGTGCTGGTGGCGATGGCGTTCCTGGCGATCCTGATTCCGGCACGGCGCGCAACCAAAGTAAGCCCCATGAAGGCCCTAAGGTACGAGTGA
- a CDS encoding CRTAC1 family protein, whose product MIIPLSFPARIVLRASVVSVIAILFAVPRLVAQAQPAAPQAPPKAQPSASQAPTQPGQSGMSAPQSGIAGGIGAPAQYDEQKRPITAGGFAKPGEAPVVFQDVTKAAGLSTWIHKMGVPEKKFIVETNGSGVCLIDYNNDGWLDIYLVNGASFDSLDGKEPAPHAALFRNNHDGTFTDVSKEAGVQNDRWGYGCSVADYDNDGWPDLYVGNYGLGRLYHNDHDGKFTDVAPKLGVALDNWHPGSTWGDYDGDGRLDLYVTGYVHFDRDNLPIAGTKAVGYAQCQYRGAAVNCGPRGLQGEGDHLFHQNADGTFTDVTAKAGVEDKDRYYGFATIFVDVNNDGKPDLVVGNDSEPNYLYINKGDGTFDDQSYVSGFALNKDGREIASMGIAAGDYENKGLISFYVTDFGDDYKVLFHNDGDASFTDVSYKVGVAQPTIPFVGWGDGFLDYDNDGWLDLFEVNGHVYPEVDQHDWGTTFAERPLLFHNIPDPNGKDRKFEYIKPVEGTGLADVIAARGAAFGDLFNDGKFDVIINPIDGPPALLRNVNADKHHWVEMKLIGNGKSPKDATTATVYLKANGLRMRQDVLSSGSYISANDPRPHFGLGDATDAGTAEIHWPSGKVESIKLPAVDQIYTIEEGAGITAAMCSGKPCPDFKSVKPEVPAAK is encoded by the coding sequence GTGATTATCCCCTTGTCTTTTCCGGCGCGAATAGTATTGCGCGCCTCTGTTGTTTCGGTAATTGCAATACTCTTTGCGGTCCCGCGATTGGTGGCGCAGGCGCAACCGGCCGCACCGCAGGCGCCGCCGAAGGCGCAGCCAAGCGCATCGCAGGCGCCGACGCAGCCGGGCCAGTCCGGAATGTCAGCTCCGCAGTCCGGCATCGCCGGCGGCATCGGAGCTCCTGCGCAATACGACGAACAGAAGCGCCCCATCACCGCCGGCGGATTCGCCAAGCCCGGCGAGGCTCCCGTTGTCTTTCAGGACGTCACCAAGGCCGCGGGCCTCTCCACGTGGATTCACAAGATGGGCGTTCCCGAGAAGAAGTTCATCGTCGAGACCAATGGCTCGGGCGTCTGCCTCATCGACTACAACAACGACGGCTGGCTCGATATCTACCTCGTCAACGGCGCGAGCTTTGATTCTCTCGATGGAAAGGAACCCGCACCGCACGCCGCGCTTTTCCGCAACAATCATGACGGCACTTTCACTGACGTATCCAAAGAAGCCGGCGTTCAAAATGATCGCTGGGGTTACGGCTGCTCCGTAGCCGACTACGATAACGACGGATGGCCCGACCTCTACGTCGGCAACTACGGACTGGGTCGGCTCTACCACAACGATCATGACGGCAAGTTCACCGATGTGGCGCCGAAGCTGGGCGTGGCTCTGGACAACTGGCATCCCGGTTCAACCTGGGGCGACTACGACGGCGACGGCCGTCTCGATCTCTACGTCACTGGCTACGTGCATTTCGATCGCGACAATCTGCCCATCGCAGGCACCAAGGCAGTTGGCTATGCGCAGTGCCAATACCGCGGCGCGGCCGTGAACTGCGGCCCACGCGGATTGCAAGGCGAGGGCGACCATCTCTTTCATCAAAACGCTGACGGCACGTTCACTGACGTCACCGCCAAAGCCGGAGTAGAAGACAAGGACCGCTATTACGGTTTCGCCACCATCTTTGTCGACGTCAACAACGATGGCAAGCCTGACCTCGTCGTCGGCAACGACTCAGAGCCGAACTACCTTTACATCAACAAAGGCGATGGTACCTTCGACGATCAGAGCTACGTCTCCGGTTTCGCGCTGAATAAAGACGGCCGCGAGATCGCCTCCATGGGTATTGCCGCCGGCGACTACGAGAACAAGGGCCTGATCAGCTTCTACGTTACGGACTTCGGCGACGACTACAAGGTCCTGTTCCACAACGATGGCGATGCGAGCTTCACGGATGTGAGCTACAAGGTTGGAGTAGCCCAGCCAACTATCCCCTTCGTTGGCTGGGGTGACGGCTTCCTCGATTACGACAACGACGGCTGGCTTGATCTCTTCGAAGTAAACGGCCATGTCTACCCTGAAGTGGACCAGCACGACTGGGGCACCACTTTTGCCGAACGCCCGCTGCTCTTCCACAATATTCCCGATCCCAACGGAAAAGATCGCAAGTTCGAATACATCAAACCGGTCGAAGGAACCGGCCTGGCTGACGTAATTGCCGCCCGCGGCGCGGCGTTTGGCGACCTCTTCAATGACGGCAAGTTCGACGTAATCATCAATCCCATCGACGGCCCGCCGGCCCTTCTCCGCAACGTGAACGCCGACAAGCATCACTGGGTCGAGATGAAGCTGATCGGAAATGGGAAGAGCCCGAAGGACGCCACCACAGCCACCGTTTACTTGAAAGCCAACGGCCTGCGCATGCGTCAGGACGTGCTCTCCTCAGGCAGTTACATCTCCGCCAATGATCCGCGGCCGCACTTCGGCCTCGGCGACGCAACCGACGCCGGGACGGCCGAGATTCATTGGCCCTCCGGCAAAGTGGAATCCATCAAGCTCCCGGCTGTCGACCAGATCTACACCATCGAGGAAGGCGCCGGCATCACCGCCGCCATGTGCAGCGGCAAGCCCTGCCCCGACTTCAAGTCGGTTAAGCCCGAGGTCCCGGCCGCCAAATAG